In one Lycorma delicatula isolate Av1 chromosome 5, ASM4794821v1, whole genome shotgun sequence genomic region, the following are encoded:
- the LOC142325782 gene encoding glutamate receptor ionotropic, kainate glr-3-like, producing the protein MCERCSLPFRFFLQYWIINKIVESEQLRDLSGSKLEYNINLDCPNQQTSEQGSATIRGSPWRDKISLAILELQEKGEIQMLYDKWWKNPGDTCTRNEKRKRI; encoded by the exons ATGTGTGAAAGG TGCTCTCTTCCATTTAGGTTTTTTCTGCAATACtggataataaacaaaattgtagagAGTGAACAGTTACGTGACTTATCTGGGAGCAAACTGGAATACAATATTAATCTGGACTGCCCCAACCAACAAACAAGTGAACAAGGAAGTGCAACCATCAGAG GTTCTCCATGGCGTGATAAAATTTCCCTTGCAATACTTGAATTACAAGAAAAGGGTGAGATTCAGATGCTTTATGATAAGTGGTGGAAGAATCCTGGTGATACTTGCACcagaaatgaaaaaaggaaaagaatctAA